The Alkalilimnicola sp. S0819 genome includes a region encoding these proteins:
- the fnr gene encoding fumarate/nitrate reduction transcriptional regulator Fnr, which translates to MAESSGARVVQLSGIRNACQDCSLFQLCLPVSLGAADVEMLDNIVERRKPMARGAHLYRAGDEFVSIYAVRAGALKTYAISADGEEQVTGFHLPGEIVGLDAISRGTHPCYAVALETTSLCEIPFVTLEDLAGKVPGLQHQLLRIMSQEIFGDNEMLNAVARRSAEERLVIALLSFSSRFGARGLSPVRFRLPMSRGDLSNYLGLAPETMSRLFRRLQDQGLLRSEGKEVHLTDLSAMRVMAGQVPDTACERTHRG; encoded by the coding sequence ATGGCTGAGTCGTCTGGGGCACGGGTGGTGCAGCTATCGGGCATTCGCAATGCCTGTCAGGATTGCAGCCTTTTCCAGCTTTGTTTGCCCGTCTCGCTGGGAGCAGCGGATGTGGAGATGCTCGACAATATTGTCGAGCGACGCAAGCCCATGGCCCGCGGGGCGCATCTCTACCGCGCCGGCGACGAATTTGTCTCCATCTATGCGGTGCGTGCGGGTGCCCTGAAGACCTATGCCATCAGCGCCGATGGCGAAGAGCAGGTGACCGGCTTCCATCTGCCCGGCGAGATCGTGGGTCTGGACGCCATCAGCCGCGGCACCCACCCGTGCTACGCCGTGGCGCTGGAAACCACCAGCCTGTGCGAGATTCCCTTCGTTACTCTGGAAGACCTGGCGGGCAAGGTGCCAGGCCTGCAGCACCAGTTGCTGCGCATCATGAGCCAGGAGATCTTCGGGGACAACGAGATGCTGAACGCGGTGGCTCGCCGCTCCGCCGAGGAGCGTCTGGTCATCGCGCTGCTCAGCTTCTCCAGCCGCTTCGGTGCCCGCGGCCTCTCCCCCGTGCGCTTTCGCCTGCCCATGTCCCGGGGCGATCTGAGCAACTATCTGGGGCTGGCGCCCGAGACCATGAGCCGGCTGTTCCGGCGCCTGCAGGACCAGGGCCTGCTGCGCAGCGAGGGCAAGGAAGTGCATCTGACGGACCTGTCCGCTATGCGCGTCATGGCGGGGCAGGTGCCGGACACTGCCTGTGAGCGCACGCACCGGGGCTGA
- a CDS encoding phosphatidylglycerophosphatase A — MLLNPRKAFNLKNPIHLLALGFGTGLAPKAPGTAGTLVGIPFYLLAAPLHGMAYLGVVLLLFAAGVLICDQAARDAGVHDHPAIVWDEVVGFMLAMLLIPPHWGWILAGFLAFRFFDVLKPWPIGWLDRRVTGGLGIMLDDMLAGLYAAAVLHGARLLLA; from the coding sequence ATGCTGTTGAATCCTCGCAAGGCTTTCAATCTCAAGAACCCCATTCATCTGCTGGCACTGGGTTTCGGCACCGGCCTGGCGCCGAAGGCGCCGGGCACCGCGGGAACCCTGGTGGGCATCCCCTTCTACCTGCTGGCGGCGCCGCTGCATGGCATGGCTTATCTGGGGGTGGTGCTGTTGCTGTTCGCCGCCGGGGTGCTGATCTGCGACCAGGCCGCCCGCGATGCCGGCGTCCACGACCACCCGGCCATCGTCTGGGATGAGGTGGTGGGCTTCATGCTCGCCATGTTGCTGATACCGCCTCATTGGGGCTGGATTCTGGCCGGCTTCCTGGCGTTTCGCTTCTTTGACGTGCTGAAACCCTGGCCCATCGGCTGGCTGGATAGGCGCGTCACGGGAGGGCTGGGGATCATGCTCGACGATATGCTCGCCGGGCTCTACGCCGCCGCCGTGCTGCACGGGGCGCGTCTGTTGTTGGCGTGA
- the thiL gene encoding thiamine-phosphate kinase, with the protein MVGEFELIRQFFAGDAGDDVLLGIGDDAALVRPRADLAMALDTLVAGVHFPLDAPPESIGHKALAVNLSDLAAMGARPAWFLLGLTLERADSTWLAAFSEGLRGLGRTHGVALVGGDVTRGPLTLSVQVSGEVPAEQALRRDGARPGDGIYVSGTLGDAALGLALWQSGQRRGEYADWLVERLHRPTPRVALGLRLRGLASACIDVSDGLYADLGHVLEASGVGARVELARLPLSKPLRALVPGAELWDTALCGGDDYELCFTVPPDREAALARVSAELSLPLSRIGEVRDEPGLALCLADGRFWQPGRRAYAHFRAEDD; encoded by the coding sequence ATGGTCGGAGAGTTCGAACTCATCCGGCAGTTCTTCGCGGGCGATGCCGGCGACGATGTGCTGCTCGGCATAGGCGATGACGCCGCCCTGGTGCGCCCGCGCGCCGATCTGGCCATGGCGCTGGATACCCTGGTGGCGGGGGTGCATTTCCCTTTGGATGCGCCACCCGAGAGCATCGGCCACAAGGCGCTGGCCGTGAACCTCAGCGATCTGGCCGCCATGGGCGCGCGCCCTGCCTGGTTTCTCCTGGGCTTGACCCTGGAGCGGGCCGACTCAACCTGGTTGGCCGCCTTCAGCGAAGGCTTGCGGGGGCTTGGCCGGACGCACGGCGTGGCGCTTGTCGGCGGCGATGTGACCCGCGGCCCGCTGACGCTGAGCGTGCAGGTCAGTGGGGAAGTGCCCGCCGAACAGGCGCTGCGACGTGATGGGGCGCGCCCCGGCGATGGCATCTATGTCAGCGGCACCCTGGGTGATGCGGCCCTGGGGCTCGCCTTGTGGCAATCCGGGCAGCGCCGCGGCGAATATGCCGACTGGCTCGTGGAGCGCCTGCACCGGCCGACGCCGCGCGTGGCGTTGGGCCTACGGCTGCGCGGCCTGGCCAGCGCCTGTATCGATGTCTCCGATGGCCTGTATGCGGATCTGGGGCATGTGCTGGAAGCCAGCGGGGTGGGCGCGCGGGTGGAACTTGCACGGCTGCCTCTGTCAAAGCCCCTACGTGCTCTGGTGCCTGGTGCAGAGCTGTGGGATACCGCGCTGTGCGGCGGCGATGACTACGAATTGTGCTTCACGGTGCCGCCGGATCGCGAGGCGGCCCTGGCGCGAGTGAGCGCGGAACTGAGTCTGCCGTTGAGCCGTATCGGTGAGGTGCGTGATGAGCCCGGGCTGGCGCTGTGCCTGGCCGACGGCCGGTTCTGGCAGCCCGGCCGGCGCGCTTATGCCCACTTCCGCGCCGAAGACGATTAA
- a CDS encoding DUF2889 domain-containing protein — protein MPLSEPVARKPIHARRISLDAWQREDGLWDVEGHLRDTKHYAFSNRFRGEIRPGEPIHDMSLRLTLDEDMLIHAAEGVIEYHPFPSCHQAGPRYEALAGLRIGPGWMSQVRARLSAASGCTHLFELLPPMATAAFQAIAPLRKSWTKAGDKRPALINSCHGWREDGEAVKAIHPAWFRGRD, from the coding sequence ATGCCCCTGTCCGAACCGGTTGCCCGCAAGCCCATACACGCCAGGCGTATCAGCCTGGACGCCTGGCAGCGTGAAGATGGGCTGTGGGACGTGGAAGGGCACCTGCGCGATACCAAGCACTATGCTTTCAGCAACCGCTTTCGCGGCGAGATCCGCCCCGGAGAGCCCATCCATGACATGTCTCTGCGTCTCACCCTGGACGAGGACATGCTCATTCATGCCGCCGAAGGGGTGATCGAGTACCACCCCTTTCCCAGCTGCCATCAGGCCGGGCCGCGTTACGAGGCGCTGGCCGGCTTGCGCATAGGGCCGGGCTGGATGTCTCAGGTGCGCGCGCGGCTGTCCGCCGCCAGCGGCTGCACCCATCTGTTCGAGTTGCTGCCGCCCATGGCCACGGCCGCCTTCCAGGCTATCGCGCCCTTGCGCAAGAGCTGGACGAAGGCCGGCGACAAACGCCCGGCGCTGATCAACAGCTGCCATGGCTGGCGCGAGGACGGCGAGGCGGTGAAGGCCATTCACCCGGCCTGGTTCCGCGGACGGGACTGA
- the nusB gene encoding transcription antitermination factor NusB yields MSAKRKPDMNRRRSAARRRALQALYQWQMAGQNLADIEAQFFAEMNMEEVDQGLFRALLHGVPTQVDTLDARIAPLLDRPVAQLDPVERAVLRLGLFELQEHLDVPYKVIITEAVELTKAFGGTDSHKYVNGVLDKLARANTFRAAERQAGGGE; encoded by the coding sequence ATGAGCGCCAAGCGTAAGCCCGATATGAACCGTCGCCGCAGCGCCGCCCGCCGGCGCGCCCTGCAGGCCCTGTACCAGTGGCAGATGGCGGGGCAGAACCTGGCCGACATCGAGGCCCAGTTCTTCGCCGAGATGAATATGGAAGAGGTGGATCAGGGCCTGTTCCGTGCGCTGCTGCACGGCGTGCCCACCCAGGTGGATACACTGGATGCGCGGATTGCCCCCCTGCTGGATCGCCCCGTGGCGCAGCTGGACCCGGTGGAGCGGGCCGTGCTGAGGCTGGGGCTGTTCGAGCTGCAGGAGCATCTGGACGTGCCCTACAAGGTGATCATCACCGAGGCGGTGGAGCTCACCAAGGCCTTCGGCGGCACGGACAGCCACAAGTACGTCAATGGCGTGCTGGACAAGCTCGCCCGCGCTAACACCTTCCGCGCCGCGGAGCGTCAGGCCGGCGGCGGGGAGTAG
- the ribE gene encoding 6,7-dimethyl-8-ribityllumazine synthase: protein MKVLEGDFTVRDVRIALVATRFNAFIVDSLLEGALDTLRRHGVPDERLDVVKAPGAYELPLVVSRLAKSGRYDGIIALGCVIRGGTAHFEYVAGECAKGLGQAMMQHELPIAFGVLTTETIEQAIERAGTKAGNKGAEAALSTLEMISLLRKL, encoded by the coding sequence ATGAAAGTTCTCGAAGGTGATTTCACCGTGCGCGATGTGCGCATCGCCCTGGTGGCGACCCGCTTCAATGCCTTCATCGTCGACAGCCTGCTGGAAGGCGCGCTGGACACCCTGCGCCGTCACGGCGTGCCCGACGAGCGGCTGGACGTGGTCAAGGCGCCGGGGGCCTACGAGCTGCCCCTGGTGGTCTCGCGGCTGGCCAAGAGCGGCCGTTACGACGGCATCATCGCGCTCGGCTGCGTGATTCGCGGTGGCACCGCCCATTTCGAGTACGTGGCCGGCGAATGCGCCAAGGGCCTGGGTCAGGCGATGATGCAGCATGAGCTGCCTATCGCCTTCGGCGTGTTGACCACCGAGACCATCGAGCAGGCCATCGAACGGGCAGGCACCAAGGCCGGCAACAAGGGCGCGGAAGCGGCCCTGTCGACCTTGGAGATGATCAGCCTGCTGCGCAAGCTGTAA
- the ribBA gene encoding bifunctional 3,4-dihydroxy-2-butanone-4-phosphate synthase/GTP cyclohydrolase II, with amino-acid sequence MSLNSIEEIIEDLRQGKMVVIMDDEDRENEGDLLMASSMVRPEDINFMARYGRGLICLTLTRDRCEQLRLPLMVSDTDRKQSTNFTVSIEAATGVTTGISAADRARTVQAAVAPNARPEDLTQPGHVFPLVAQAGGVLTRAGHTEAGCDFARLAGFEPSAVIVEILNEDGTMARRDDLEKFAREHGLKIGTVADLISYRIRNERSVERVSDCELPTEFGVFHLYAYQDNVDNALHFALVKGRPSPEEPSLVRVHIQNTLSDVLASEGPFCGWPLRSALKQVAEAGEGVVVVLRRPNDVPDILRRMRDFQFRAAEPQHTEAQTSNDLRTYGLGAQILSDLGVRKMRVLSSPKRMHALSGFGMEVVEYVEQSQ; translated from the coding sequence ATGTCACTGAACAGCATCGAAGAGATCATCGAGGACCTCCGCCAAGGAAAGATGGTGGTGATCATGGACGATGAGGATCGCGAGAACGAAGGCGATCTGCTCATGGCGTCCAGCATGGTGCGTCCCGAAGACATCAACTTCATGGCCCGCTACGGCCGCGGCCTGATCTGCCTGACCCTCACCCGGGACCGCTGCGAGCAGCTGCGGCTGCCGCTGATGGTCAGCGACACCGACCGCAAGCAGTCCACCAACTTTACCGTCTCCATCGAGGCGGCCACCGGTGTGACCACCGGCATTTCCGCCGCCGACCGTGCCCGCACGGTGCAGGCGGCGGTGGCACCCAATGCCCGCCCGGAAGACCTCACCCAGCCCGGGCATGTGTTCCCGCTGGTGGCCCAGGCCGGGGGCGTGTTGACCCGCGCCGGGCACACCGAGGCGGGCTGCGATTTTGCGCGCCTGGCAGGCTTCGAGCCGTCTGCGGTGATCGTCGAGATCCTCAACGAGGACGGCACCATGGCGCGGCGGGACGATCTGGAGAAATTTGCCCGCGAGCACGGGTTGAAGATCGGCACCGTGGCGGACCTGATCAGCTACCGCATCCGCAACGAGCGCAGCGTGGAGCGAGTGTCCGATTGCGAACTGCCCACCGAGTTCGGCGTTTTCCACCTCTACGCCTATCAGGACAACGTCGACAACGCCCTGCATTTCGCCCTGGTCAAGGGTCGGCCCAGCCCGGAAGAGCCCTCCCTGGTGCGGGTGCATATCCAGAACACCTTGTCCGATGTGCTGGCCAGCGAGGGACCCTTCTGCGGCTGGCCGCTGCGCTCGGCGCTCAAGCAGGTGGCGGAGGCGGGCGAGGGCGTCGTGGTGGTGCTGCGCCGGCCCAACGACGTCCCCGACATCCTGCGGCGCATGCGCGATTTCCAGTTCCGCGCCGCCGAGCCCCAGCACACCGAGGCGCAGACCAGCAATGATCTGCGCACCTATGGGCTGGGCGCACAGATACTGTCCGATCTGGGCGTGCGCAAGATGCGCGTGCTCAGTTCCCCGAAACGCATGCACGCGCTTTCCGGCTTCGGCATGGAAGTGGTCGAGTACGTGGAGCAAAGTCAATGA
- a CDS encoding riboflavin synthase: MFTGIIQALGRIEGQQARGGDVRLAIDAGTLDLSRAQLGDSIAVNGVCLTAIEFTPRGFAADVSAETLNRTTLGNLQPGAAVNLEQALTPSTPLGGHLVSGHVDGLGEVLERRADARSERMRIAAPAQLARYIAEKGSICIDGVSLTVNGVDGAEFDINVVPHTLRVTTLGEYRPGRRVNLEVDQIARYLERLMLGERAAQKGGGISETFLREHGFGGSKS; this comes from the coding sequence ATGTTTACCGGAATCATTCAGGCCCTGGGGCGTATCGAGGGCCAACAGGCCCGCGGCGGCGATGTGCGGCTCGCCATAGATGCCGGCACCCTGGACCTGAGCCGCGCGCAGCTCGGCGACAGCATCGCGGTCAACGGCGTGTGCCTGACCGCCATCGAATTCACCCCCCGGGGCTTCGCGGCGGATGTCTCCGCCGAGACCCTGAACCGCACCACACTCGGCAATCTGCAGCCGGGCGCCGCGGTGAACCTGGAGCAGGCGCTCACCCCCAGCACACCGCTGGGCGGACACCTGGTCAGCGGCCATGTGGACGGCCTGGGCGAGGTGCTGGAGCGGCGCGCCGACGCCCGCTCCGAGCGTATGCGCATCGCCGCGCCGGCGCAGTTGGCACGCTACATCGCCGAGAAGGGCTCGATCTGTATCGACGGGGTGAGTCTCACGGTCAACGGCGTGGACGGCGCGGAATTCGACATCAACGTGGTGCCCCACACCCTGCGGGTCACCACCCTGGGCGAGTATCGCCCTGGTCGCCGGGTGAACCTGGAAGTGGATCAGATCGCCCGGTATCTGGAGCGGCTCATGCTCGGTGAGCGGGCCGCGCAAAAGGGCGGCGGCATCAGCGAAACCTTCCTGCGCGAGCACGGCTTCGGCGGTTCAAAATCCTGA
- the ribD gene encoding bifunctional diaminohydroxyphosphoribosylaminopyrimidine deaminase/5-amino-6-(5-phosphoribosylamino)uracil reductase RibD encodes MAEFTADDHRHMAHALQLAERGLYGSDPNPRVGCVLVRDAERVGEGWHARAGEAHAEVHALRMAGERARGATAYVTLEPCAHHGRTPPCAEALIEAGVARVVAAMVDPNPQVAGKGLARLAESGIDAQSGLLAEQAEALNPGFARRMRGGRPWVRVKLAGSLDGRTAMASGESQWITGVPARRDVHRLRARSSVVLTGVGTVLADNPRLNVRDFQPNYDELRQPRVVVLDSFLRTPPAARVAREGALIFYSDAAPDAARSLSGAGAELRLSPGEGGQLDLAAVLEALAQREYNEVMVEAGPTLAGAFVQAGLVDELILYQASHLMGHEGRPLLTLVGLERMNQRLEWQYEDVRQLGADLRLTLRPKS; translated from the coding sequence ATGGCCGAATTCACCGCCGATGATCATCGCCACATGGCCCATGCCCTGCAGCTCGCCGAGCGTGGCCTGTACGGCAGCGACCCCAACCCGCGTGTGGGCTGCGTGCTGGTGCGTGACGCTGAGCGGGTCGGCGAGGGCTGGCACGCCCGCGCCGGTGAGGCCCACGCCGAGGTGCACGCCCTGCGCATGGCCGGCGAACGGGCTCGGGGCGCCACCGCCTACGTCACCCTGGAGCCCTGCGCTCACCATGGCCGTACACCCCCCTGCGCCGAGGCGCTGATCGAGGCGGGGGTGGCCCGGGTGGTCGCCGCCATGGTGGACCCGAACCCGCAAGTCGCGGGGAAGGGCTTGGCGCGACTGGCCGAATCCGGCATCGATGCGCAAAGCGGGCTGCTGGCCGAGCAGGCCGAGGCCCTCAACCCGGGATTCGCGCGGCGCATGCGCGGTGGCCGCCCCTGGGTGCGGGTGAAACTGGCCGGCTCCCTGGATGGACGCACCGCCATGGCCTCGGGCGAGAGCCAATGGATCACCGGCGTGCCCGCGCGGCGCGATGTGCACCGCCTGCGGGCCCGCTCCAGCGTGGTGCTCACCGGTGTGGGTACGGTGTTGGCCGATAACCCGCGGCTGAACGTGCGGGATTTCCAGCCCAATTATGACGAGCTGCGCCAGCCCCGGGTGGTGGTGCTGGACAGCTTCCTGCGCACGCCGCCCGCCGCCCGGGTCGCGCGGGAAGGGGCGCTGATCTTCTACTCCGACGCCGCCCCTGACGCGGCGCGGAGCCTGAGCGGGGCCGGCGCGGAGCTGCGGCTCTCGCCGGGCGAGGGCGGCCAACTGGATCTGGCCGCGGTGCTTGAAGCCCTGGCGCAGCGTGAATACAACGAGGTGATGGTGGAGGCGGGCCCCACCCTGGCCGGCGCCTTCGTGCAGGCGGGGCTGGTGGATGAGCTGATCCTCTATCAGGCCTCGCACCTGATGGGCCACGAAGGCCGACCGCTGCTCACGCTGGTCGGCCTGGAGCGCATGAACCAGCGACTGGAGTGGCAGTATGAGGACGTGCGGCAACTGGGCGCGGATCTGCGCCTGACTCTGAGGCCGAAATCCTGA
- the nrdR gene encoding transcriptional regulator NrdR has product MRCPFCQAQDTRVIDSRLASEGDQVRRRRECVACSERFTTYENAELLLPRMVKSDGTREPFDEGKLRTGMQRALEKRPVSVEDVEAAIHRIKKRLQGSGERELPARQLGEWVMDELRELDQVAYVRFASVYRSFQDVSAFREVIDGLERR; this is encoded by the coding sequence ATGCGTTGCCCTTTCTGCCAGGCACAGGATACGCGGGTCATCGATTCGCGACTGGCCAGCGAGGGCGACCAGGTGCGCAGGCGACGCGAGTGCGTCGCCTGCAGCGAGCGCTTCACCACCTACGAGAACGCCGAGTTGCTCCTGCCCCGCATGGTCAAGAGCGACGGCACCCGCGAACCCTTCGATGAAGGCAAGCTGCGCACCGGCATGCAGCGGGCGCTGGAGAAGCGCCCGGTGAGCGTCGAGGACGTGGAAGCGGCCATCCACCGCATCAAGAAGCGTCTGCAGGGCAGCGGCGAGCGCGAGCTGCCCGCCCGCCAGTTGGGCGAGTGGGTCATGGACGAGCTGCGGGAGCTGGATCAGGTGGCCTATGTGCGCTTTGCCTCCGTCTACCGCAGCTTCCAGGACGTCAGCGCCTTCCGTGAAGTGATCGACGGCCTGGAGCGCCGCTAG
- the glyA gene encoding serine hydroxymethyltransferase gives MFSSDMTIASFDPDLAEAIARETRRQEDHIELIASENYASPRVLEAQGSALTNKYAEGYPGKRYYGGCEYVDVAEQLAIDRAKELFGADFANVQPHSGSQANAAVYMALCQPGDVILGMSLDHGGHLTHGAKPNFSGKIYQAVQYGVVPETGEIDYEQVARLAREHRPKMIVAGFSAYSRVVDWQRFREIADEVGAYLLVDMAHVAGLVAAGQYPNPVQIADVTTTTTHKTLRGPRGGLILAKSNPEIEKKLNSLIFPGTQGGPLMHAIAAKAVAFKEALEPSFKQYQTQVVANARAMAETVQSRGYKVVSGGTDNHLFLIDLIDKGLTGKDADAALGRAHITVNKNTVPNDPQSPFVTSGLRLGTPAITTRGFGESECRELAGWICDVLDDIGNESVIEQVRGKVQAVCARLPVYQSNQG, from the coding sequence ATGTTTTCCAGCGATATGACGATTGCCAGCTTCGATCCGGATCTCGCCGAGGCCATTGCCCGGGAAACCCGGCGCCAGGAAGATCACATTGAATTGATCGCCTCGGAAAACTACGCCAGCCCCCGGGTGTTGGAAGCCCAGGGCTCGGCGCTCACCAACAAGTACGCCGAAGGCTACCCCGGCAAGCGCTACTATGGTGGCTGCGAGTACGTGGACGTGGCCGAACAGCTGGCCATAGACCGGGCGAAGGAACTGTTCGGCGCCGATTTCGCCAACGTGCAACCCCATTCCGGCTCCCAGGCCAATGCCGCCGTCTACATGGCGCTTTGCCAGCCCGGCGACGTCATCCTGGGGATGAGCCTGGATCATGGCGGTCACCTCACCCACGGCGCCAAGCCGAATTTCTCGGGCAAGATCTATCAGGCCGTGCAGTACGGCGTGGTCCCGGAAACCGGCGAAATCGACTACGAACAAGTGGCGCGCCTGGCCCGGGAGCACCGGCCGAAGATGATCGTTGCCGGCTTCTCCGCCTATTCCCGGGTGGTGGACTGGCAGCGCTTCCGTGAGATTGCCGATGAAGTAGGTGCTTACCTGCTGGTGGACATGGCTCACGTGGCGGGGCTGGTCGCCGCCGGGCAGTACCCCAACCCGGTGCAGATCGCCGATGTGACCACCACCACCACCCACAAGACCCTTCGCGGTCCCCGTGGCGGCCTGATCCTGGCGAAGAGCAACCCGGAAATCGAGAAGAAGCTGAATTCGCTGATCTTCCCCGGCACCCAGGGCGGGCCCTTGATGCACGCCATCGCCGCCAAGGCCGTGGCCTTCAAGGAAGCGCTGGAGCCGAGCTTCAAGCAGTACCAGACCCAGGTGGTGGCCAATGCCCGCGCCATGGCCGAGACGGTGCAGAGCCGCGGCTACAAGGTGGTTTCCGGCGGCACCGACAATCACCTGTTCCTGATTGATCTGATCGACAAGGGCCTGACCGGCAAGGACGCGGACGCCGCTCTGGGACGCGCGCACATCACGGTGAACAAGAACACCGTGCCCAACGACCCCCAGTCACCCTTCGTTACCTCCGGCCTGCGCCTCGGTACGCCGGCCATCACCACCCGCGGCTTCGGCGAGAGCGAGTGTCGCGAGCTGGCCGGCTGGATCTGCGATGTGCTGGACGATATCGGCAACGAGTCGGTGATCGAACAGGTGCGCGGCAAGGTGCAGGCGGTCTGTGCTCGCCTGCCGGTTTACCAGTCCAACCAGGGCTGA
- a CDS encoding asparaginase: MPQPKPDIALFALGGTIAMTTGDAPGVVPSLSGESLVQAVPALAEHARLRVRSFRQLPGSHLSYADLEALVVAIERAVAEGARGVVVTQGTDSIEESAFILDRLLALDAPVVVTGAMRNPVQSGADGPANLLAAVQVAASEQARGMGCLVVFNERIHAARFVRKAHTSNPGAFDTPLAGPLGWVAEGRVRIVLRPESVPPLPPCDEIREAPVALLTMSLGDGPELVRALAGQGFAGLVMAGAGAGHVSPPLAEALGELASRMPVVLASRIAYGEVLRDTYGYPGSEIDLLKRGLLHAGWLDPLKAKALLALCLRYGLRNADQLHARFAPWGGGYLG; encoded by the coding sequence ATGCCACAGCCAAAACCCGACATCGCCCTGTTTGCCCTTGGCGGCACCATCGCCATGACCACGGGGGACGCCCCCGGCGTCGTTCCCAGCTTGAGCGGCGAGAGCCTGGTGCAGGCTGTGCCGGCGCTGGCGGAGCACGCGCGCTTGCGGGTGCGGTCCTTTCGCCAACTGCCCGGGTCCCATCTGAGCTATGCGGATCTGGAGGCCCTGGTCGTGGCCATCGAGCGGGCAGTGGCCGAGGGCGCGCGTGGCGTGGTGGTGACCCAGGGCACCGACAGCATCGAGGAGAGCGCCTTCATACTCGATCGGCTGTTGGCGCTCGATGCGCCGGTGGTGGTGACCGGCGCCATGCGCAACCCCGTCCAGAGTGGCGCCGACGGGCCGGCGAACCTGCTCGCCGCCGTGCAGGTCGCCGCCAGCGAGCAGGCGCGAGGCATGGGTTGCCTGGTGGTCTTCAACGAGCGGATTCATGCCGCCCGCTTTGTGCGCAAGGCGCACACCAGCAACCCGGGTGCCTTCGATACGCCCTTGGCCGGCCCGCTGGGCTGGGTGGCCGAGGGGCGGGTGCGGATCGTGCTGCGCCCGGAGTCGGTGCCGCCCCTGCCGCCCTGCGATGAGATTCGCGAGGCGCCCGTCGCGCTGCTCACCATGAGCCTGGGGGACGGGCCCGAGCTGGTTCGGGCCTTGGCCGGGCAGGGTTTCGCGGGCCTGGTAATGGCCGGTGCGGGTGCCGGGCACGTCAGTCCGCCCCTGGCCGAGGCCCTGGGGGAGCTGGCCTCGCGGATGCCGGTGGTGCTGGCTTCGCGCATAGCTTACGGCGAGGTGTTGCGCGACACCTACGGTTATCCGGGCAGCGAAATTGACCTGCTGAAGCGCGGCCTGCTTCACGCCGGCTGGCTGGATCCGCTCAAGGCCAAGGCGTTGTTGGCCTTGTGCCTGCGCTACGGTTTACGGAATGCCGACCAGCTGCACGCACGCTTCGCTCCCTGGGGTGGTGGATACTTGGGTTGA
- a CDS encoding ATP-dependent zinc protease: MRRSKPRLWVGWREVVALPGLGIDGIKAKVDTGAATSALHAIHIRRFTENGRARVSFDVHPLQRRTDVTVHCVADLHDERMVTSSTGHREKRLVIRTPLRVGDQSWPIELTLTNRDSMGFRMLLGRRAMHHHILVDPGASYLAGAADSGGAPPGFEH, translated from the coding sequence ATGCGAAGAAGCAAACCGCGGCTCTGGGTGGGCTGGCGTGAAGTCGTCGCCCTGCCCGGGCTGGGCATAGACGGTATCAAGGCCAAGGTGGACACCGGCGCCGCCACCTCCGCACTGCATGCGATTCACATCCGCCGCTTTACCGAGAACGGCCGGGCTCGGGTGAGCTTCGATGTGCACCCATTGCAGCGGCGCACCGATGTGACCGTGCACTGCGTGGCGGACCTGCACGACGAACGGATGGTCACCAGCTCCACGGGGCATCGGGAAAAACGCCTGGTCATCCGTACGCCCTTGCGCGTCGGCGACCAGAGCTGGCCGATCGAACTCACGCTCACCAACCGCGACAGCATGGGCTTTCGCATGTTGTTGGGGCGGCGGGCCATGCATCACCATATTCTTGTAGACCCGGGCGCCTCATACCTGGCCGGTGCCGCGGACAGCGGCGGCGCGCCGCCGGGCTTTGAGCACTAA